CATCTTCACGAAGAACGGGTTGGTGTCGGTCTTGGTGATCAGGCCGACCTTGACAGCGCCGGAGGAGCCGTTGTCGGCGGAGCTCTTCGAGCCGGTGCCGCATGCGGTGAGCGTGAGCGCCATGCCACCGGCCAGGAGGGCTGCTCCGGCTCTGATCAGGGTCGGGCGGGTGACGAGGGACATCATGGCTCCTGGGGGTGCGGCCCGGGTGGTCAGGGCGTGATCGGCGGTCCAAGGAATGTCATCGTTGACTTATGTCAGCGTTGACATCCGCTTGGGAGAGATGATGAAGTCTGCGAGACCCGGGTCACAAGCCCCACAGGCGTAACAACTGGGTAACGCAGCCGCAATCACCCCCGCTGACCAGCGACGACAGCCCTGCAAAGTCAGCAGCCCAGATCTGGGACCGTTCGGTCCCCCACCCCCAGACCCCACTCCCCCGAAAGGCGCACCGATGGTCCAGCGCCCGATTGCTGTCCTCGGCGAGTGCGTCGCCGACGCTTTCGCCGACACTGCCCAGCCACGCCCCGGCGAGCTCGCTCTGCGTGTCCTGCCGGGCGGCGGGCCGGCCAACACCGCCGCGGCGCTGGCCCGGCTCGGCACCCCCACCCGCTTCCTCGGCCGGATATCCTCCGACGCCTTCGGCGCGCTCTTCCGCGCCCACCTGGCATCGTCCGGCGTCGACCTCACCGGCGTCGTCGCGGCTCGCGAACCCAGCACCATGGCCATCGCGACCCTCGACGAGCACGGCCAGGCCCAGTACTCCTTCCACGCCGAGGCCACCGCCGACTGGCAGTGGACCGATGCCGAACTCGCAGCGGCTTTTCCCCAGGACGCCGCCTGCCTTCACACCGGCTCCCTCGCGCTGGTGCGCGCCCCCGGCGGCGAGCGCATCGAGGAACTCCTCACCGGCGCGCGCAGCAGTGCGACCGTCTCGATCGACCCCAACGTCCGCCCGCTGCTGGTCGATCCGGCCGTCTACCAGGCGCGCCTGGCGCGTTGGTGCGCACTCGCCGACATCCTGCGCCTCAGCTCCGACGACCTGGAACTGTTGATGCCGGGCGTGACGCCCGAGCGTGCCTGTGACGCCTGGCACCTGGCCGGCGTCCGGCTGGTGGTGATCACCCTGGGCGGTCGCGGCGCGGTCGCGTCCCTCGACGGTGTCCGGGTGTTCGCTCCCGCACCGCGGGTCGAGGTCGTGGACACCATCGGCGCCGGCGACTCGTTCACCGCCGGCCTGCTCCACCGGTTGTCCCGGGCCGGCCGCCTGGGTGGACGACTTGACGACCTGACCGTCGATGAGGTCTCCGACGCCTGCGAATACGCAGCCCGGGTCGCAGCTCTCACCTGCTCGGTCGCCGGCCCCAACCCGCCGTGGGCGCATCAGATGGAGTCCGCACCTGCGGCCACCGCCCGCTGACGGCGGGCACTTCCGAGGCCGAACGCCCGGACCTGCCCGAGGGAAGCACCGCACCGCGCCGAACGGGTCGCGGCTTCTCGGCGGCCCACTCCGCCCGATCTCACCATCCGGCGCGTGCCCGCCACCACCCCGGTGGGCGCGCCTGCCGTGCCCCGGGCCGCGCCCGGCCCCGCCAGCTAACAAAGGCGGCTGGAGACCACCCGGTCTCCGGCCCCG
The sequence above is a segment of the Kitasatospora sp. NBC_00240 genome. Coding sequences within it:
- a CDS encoding carbohydrate kinase, which encodes MVQRPIAVLGECVADAFADTAQPRPGELALRVLPGGGPANTAAALARLGTPTRFLGRISSDAFGALFRAHLASSGVDLTGVVAAREPSTMAIATLDEHGQAQYSFHAEATADWQWTDAELAAAFPQDAACLHTGSLALVRAPGGERIEELLTGARSSATVSIDPNVRPLLVDPAVYQARLARWCALADILRLSSDDLELLMPGVTPERACDAWHLAGVRLVVITLGGRGAVASLDGVRVFAPAPRVEVVDTIGAGDSFTAGLLHRLSRAGRLGGRLDDLTVDEVSDACEYAARVAALTCSVAGPNPPWAHQMESAPAATAR